TACTAGTAGGTCGGTTGCTGAGACGTCTTTGGGCCAGTCCCTCAGTCTCTCTTGATAAGAAGTTTAAACGAGCTATCCTATTAAACTTGTAATTAACAATACTATAACTGTGTGAAAAATTCAATCCTTTTTCATACAGAAAGTTTTTCTGTATGTTTTAACGCCATTTGTTCTTCGTTTATAAGTCGTACTTTATATAATACTAGCCACCATAATCCAAGCATAAATGGAACGATAAAATAAAGATAATGGTCAAACTTTAAGAATACATAATCAAACATACCATGCAACATAATTGGAAGTAAAAAGGATAAAGATAAAAGAATCTTTTTCTTTTTTCCTGTTTGAAATTTACCTTTTCCGACATAATACCCCATCACCGCACCAAATAACGCATGACCAGATACTGGTAAAAGCGCCCGCATAAAGGCAAAATCAATTCCATATACAAATAAATATAAAATATTTTCAATCGTAGCAAAACCTAATGATACACTTACTGCATACACAATTCCATCGAAAGGTTCGTTAAACTCTCCATTCTTATACACACCATACATTAAAACAAACCACTTCACACATTCCTCTAGGAAACCAGCTTGAAGAAATGCTTGTTGCCAATCACGAATAAATAGACCTTCTTGTATAAAAATATATTGCATAAACATAACAGGGAAAGTTAATAAACACCCAAACAAAAACATCCGAATAACAAGTGAAATCGGTTCGACGTATTTATCGCGCAAATAAAAATAACTAAGTAACGCAAACCCAGGAGCGATTCCTGCTGTAATAATCGTAATCATTTGTTCCCTCACTTTTATTATTTTATAACGATTTCTTCTGTTTCAAGTATATTAGCTTCATCAATTATAGCTAAAAAGAACAAAACTGAATGTTGATTCATCTTTCGTTGTTTGCTACTCTATCCTTCCAAAATAATCTTTCACCATTTTACTAGCTAGGCAGCACCTTAAAGAGCGAACAAAAGGAAATTAGCAAAATGAATATCCTTCCTTTTTCTTTCATTATAGCTTCTTTATGATGACATTTATTCTTTTATTTTAACAGATTATAGCTTCCTTTTTATGTTTTACACAAAATTTATTGGAAAACAAAAAAATCCTTGCCCATCTTTTAAAAAGGGCAAGGAACTTTTACACGTATTTTTTATTTAACACTCTTTTTCCATTATTTTGTTTGCAATCAGACCTCCGTGAAATCGGCCATTTTCAATAAAAATTTCATTTGCTTCATTACCTGCAGCAATAACACCCGCAATAAATAGATTTTCCACATTTGTTTCCATTGTTTCAGGATTAAAATGAGGTCTTCCAGTCTCTTGATTTTCGATTACTCCCATACTTTGAATAAAAGAATGATCAGGATGATAACCTGTCATCGCAAACACATAATCATTTTCAATAACAACTTCTTCGCCATTCTTTACATAGACAACTTCATGATCACGAATTTCTTTTATTGTTGCGTTAAACTCCATTTTTACTAATTCATTTCGAACGAGCGACTCAAATTCTGGTAATACCCATGGTTTAATACTCGAAGAATATTCACATCCTCTATAGACAACGGTTACACGGGCACCTGCTTTTTCAAGTTCTAACGCCGCATCAATCGCTGAGTTTTTCCCACCAATGACAACTACATCTTTATCGAAGTATGGATGCGCTTCTTTAAAATAATGAAATACTTTCTTTTTCTCTTCCCCTGGAACATTCATATAATTTGGGCTATCATAATATCCAGTTGCAATTACAACATACTCCGTATTATATCGTTCTTTTGTTCCATCTTGTTTTATCGTATACACATGGAATGAACCATCCACTTGCTTTTCTACTTTTTCAACCCGTTCATATGCATTCACACGAACTTCTTTTAATTTCACGACTTCTCGATAATACGCCAATGCTTGATTGCGCTTCGGTTTCCGTCCTTCAATGATAAATGGAACATCCCCAATCGCCAATTTTTCACTCGTGCTAAAGAATGTTTGATGCGTTGGATAACGGTAAATAGAATGTACCACATTTCCTTTTTCTATCACAAGCGGATTTTTACCTATTTTTTGAAGTTCGATTGCCGCTGATAATCCACACGGACCTCCACCAACAATAAGCGCATCTTCTTTTTTCATTGCAAAACATCTCCTAATAAATGATCTTTTCTACTTCAATGATAAGCTACATTCCTGCAACAAATAGGAATGAACACTCATACCGTTCAAACATATATGCATAGTTAATGATAGCAAAAAAACAAGAAATCTTCCATCAGTGAAGGGTTTGCTATTCTTCATTAAAGCATAGATGAACTGGTTTCACTATTATACAAGAGGCGAAGAGTGCTCGATTAACGACGGAGCTAAACTAGGAAGTGTAATCCCCACTCCGCTGTTTTCTAGTGCTACCTTACCTTTTTGAAGAGGGGATTCTTCCTATCCATTTATGAGAGATACATATACATTCCCTTATTTTTTTAATGACAACAGAAGGAATTGTTCAATCATGGCTTCATAACTTAAACCAATTACTTTGGCTGCATCTGGAAACAGACTAGTTGCAGTCATTCCTGGGAGCGTATTCACTTCTAAAATAACAAATTCCCCATTATCTTGTAACAAAAAGTCTACTCGTGAATACACTTCGCATCCTAATGCTTGGTGCGCTAAAATTGCTTGTTGTTTAATTTTTTTACTTAATTCTTCGTCTATAGGTGCTGGTACAATATGTTCACTCATACCCGGAGCATACTTTGCTTCATAATCGTATAATTGATTTTTCGAAATAATTTCAATGATTGGCAAAGTCATTTCTTTTTTATATTCTCCCATTACTGCAACGGTAAGTTCTCTTCCTTTAATAAATTCTTCTAGCAGAACTTCTTCATCGTGTTCAAACGCTTTCTCTATCCCGTTTAACAATGTCTCCTCATCACCCGCAATCGTTAACCCAATGGTTGATCCTTCATGATTAGGTTTTACTACGATTGGAAATGAAAATGGCACGTCAAATGCCTCTGCATCAAATGTTTTTTTTGTTACTAAACAATCCTTTGCTACTCTAATGCCTGCTTTTTTGAAAAAAACTTTTGCCCGTTGTTTATCCATGGCTAATGCACTTGCCAAAACATTCGAACCAACATATTTTAATCCAAGCATATCTAGTAAACTTTGCACTCGTCCATCTTCGCCAAAACGTCCATGTAACCCGATAAATACGATATCCACATCTTGGTTTTTTAACTGAATTACTTCTTCTAAGCGGGCTGGATGAAAATCTATTCCAATCACTTCATGTCCCTTTTTCTTTAACGCATTCATAATTCCTTTTCCTGAGTTAATGGATACTTCCCGTTCATTGGAAATCCCACCATATAAAACTGCAACTTTCATCAAAAAAACTCCTTTCACATTATATAAAAAATCTTCCATTAAAGGAGGCTTTTATTTTTCTCCACTCTCACGTGTTAAAGATGGAAAATGGGAGTGTTATTTTCTTTTCATGAAAAGAAAAACCTCCAGCTTTCTTCTATTTATCTAGTTCATCGCTTCTTTATTCGTAAAAAACTACTATCATCATACCATGTTTTTTTAAGATGCAAAGAACTTGTTCTGAAATTTGTGCAAAACAACTTTTCTACGGTATACTAATTATATTCAAATTATGATGTGAGGATGAAGGCATGATGAAAACTGTATTTTTTTCTTTTGCTCACCCCGATGATGAAACTTTTACAACAGGTGGTGTAATTACTCGGTATGCAAAGAAAAACAATGTAAAGACAATTGTCTATTCTGCTACCCATGGGGATGCGGGGAAATGTGGAAATCCACCAATTTGTACGAAAGAAGAACTGGCAAATGTACGAAAAAAAGAATTAGAACAAGCTACTTCTATTTTAGGGGTGGATGAATTAATTGTAGATACATTTAAAGACGGAACATTGCTAGACTTAGAAGAAAACATTCTATACGAACGAGTACGAGAATTGCTACTAGAGTATAAACCAGAAATTATCGTCACATTTCCACCGCATGGCATTTCTGGTCATCGTGATCATACCGCTATTCAGGAAGCTACGTTAAAAGCGATGATATCTCTAAAAAATAGCATAAACATCGAAGCGCTTTACTATGCAGCAATCCCACAATCGTTTGTGGAACAATCAGGTATGTCAATTATTGGTGATCCAGACGAAACAATTGACGTCTCCATTTCGTTAACAATGGATGAACGTGAAAATATCCGACAAGCATTGCTTGCACATAAAACACAACATCTATCAGTTGAACGTGTTTTCCCTACTATTTATAATACAAATCAGCCATTCCATCGATATAATAACTTCGAATATTATATCCGAATTTGGAAAAAAGAAGATTTTCAAGAGTCATCGGAAGACTTACTTCCTGCTAACTAATATAACAATCGATAAAAAGAAGGACTGCTAAATTAAGCAGTCCTTCTTTTTATCGATTGACAAAATGATGATAAATATGATGAATGGCTTCCTTTTCCATCAATACTTTTCCGTACTCCATTACTTTAAAGACCGTTGTAGTAGATGGATAGCCAAACTCCGATAAAATAGCAATGAAATTATCAGACGAATTCATTTCAATATGCTCCCAATCAAAGTATAAGTAAAACAATCCATTATAAGAATATAACATTCCTTCTTTTATTCCGAGCACATGCAAGCGGCTCGATAAAGAAATCACATCTTCAAATGACATAAATTCATAAAAGATGTGATGACGTTCATCTAGTGTAAGTTGCATATCCACATATTCATCTTCTATTTCCTCATCATCATCCTCTTGTAAAGAATCAGATGGTTGTGTTGTAACAATAATAACCATGCCTTGTGCTGGCATGGAATACATTTCAACTGCCAATGGACCGTCTATTTCAAAACCAACTTCTTCGTTGGCTTCATCGATTAAATCTAAAAATAGTCCATGGAGTTTTGGTACATCGTGCCAAATATCTTCTTTTGTTAAATTACGTTCTTTTAAATCATCGTACGTAACAAAAACCTTTATTTTATTTACCGATAATCGTTCTACTCGCATGAGCGACCCTCCTTCGCACCTCTCATGGATTCAGAAAACAAAAGATAATAACACAAGTGTACCGATAATATAGATAAAACACAATAAGTTTACTGAAAATTAATATTAGATTAATATTTCATTTCGGCTAACATTTTATCTAACCATGCATCCCAAACATCTGGGGTGGATCCAAAAAGATATTTTTGATATTTTTCCTTGACTTCTTTTGATACTTGTTCAAATGCTTGACCACCAAGGCCGACAACCAACTGCTCATTCTCCGACACCTCATCCACGAGAGCTAATGTTTCTTCGACATTATGAACTAATGTACAAGAAATAAATAAAAAACGAGGTCGTACTTCTTGCAATACTAATTTGACGTCTTCTGCTGGAATTCCTGCCCCTAAATAAACAACATCAAACCCTCTTCTTCGCAAATGCAACACAAAAATTAATAAACCAAGTTCATGTTGTTCATTTAGTCCGCATACCGCAATAACCTTTGGTAAAAACCCGTGTACTGGATACATATGAAAAATGTTTCCGATTCGTGTGCGTAAAAAAGAAGTAGCAAAGTGTTCGTGAGCAACAGAAATAAAGCCTTTTTCCCACTCGTCTCCAATGTTCACAAGTAACGTTGCTAATATTTCAATTAGCACTTTATCTATCGAATATAAACTAAATGCTTCATCTAAAATAGCGTGTGCTTTTCGTTCATCAAATGACATCAGTGCATTATATAATTTCTCTCTCATTTTTTCTAAACGATTGTCTACTTGCGGATGTTCTAAAAAAGAACTTCCTGTTTCATTTCTTTTATTTTCCAAAATTGACACTGCTTGTGAAATATTAAATCCTTTATTGACTTTATCTGCTAACCACCTAATTGTACGGACATGTTCATCTGTATATAAACGATGTCCTGCTTTGTTTCGCACAGGTTCTACAATATGGTAGCGTCGTTCCCATGCTCTTAACGTACCTGGCTGGATTCCGATTAATTGTGATACTGCTTTAATGTTATATTTTCCTTCCTGACTTGCCATTTATGTTCCCCCAAACGAATTCTTCTTGCTTCTATTATACCCTTTTCACTTTGTGTAAACTTTGCATAAGTTTTTTATACTCGTTATGTGTACCATACCTATTCTCTTATTTTCACGTCAATTTTTTTCCCTCCACGCATATACATGAAAAAGAAAGGAGTTGACATCATGAACTCGTCTTCTAAAAAGCCTGTTCATTCAGATCATTTTTCTCCACAATTCCCGTTATTTGAAGCTATCCAAAAAGGAACCCTCTTTAAAAAATTATACCATCCTTATATCGAAAAAAGGGGGAACGACAATTGAATATGCAAGCTTTTAATTGGCTTTATCGTTTACAGGCCGTTCAATTTGCCTTAGTAGAACTACAACTTTATTTAGATACGCATCCGAACGATACTGTTGCAAAACAACAATATACTAAGTATAGCGATTATATAAGAGAATTTATACCTCTCTACGAAAAACAATTTGGTCCACTTTTTCAATATGGTCTTTCGGACGGCTTCAAAGGAAACAGTCCTTGGGTCAATGAACCATGGCCATGGGAATTAGAATACCCGAAAAAATAGTGAAAATACAGGAGGATGTACATGTGGATTTATGAACGAAAATTACAAATCCCAGTCCGTGTTTCTACAAAAAATCTACCACTTGCCAAATACTTAATTACACAATATGGTGGACCAGACGGAGAATTATCTGCAGCTTTACGTTATTTAAATCAACGATATACCATGCCAGATAAACGTGCTAAAGCACTATTAACAGACATCGGCACCGAGGAACTTGGTCACCTAGAAGTTATTGCTACTTTGGTCCATAAGTTAGTTAAAGATGCAACACCAGAAGAAATGAAAAAAGCTGGTTTAGGTAGTCATTTTGCTGATCATGAAAAGGCACTTTTCTACGTCGACGCGAGCGGAAATCCATGGACCGCAACTTATATTCAAGCAAAAGGAGATCCAGTAGCCGATTTAGCAGAAGATATTGCTGCAGAAGAAAAAGCACGAGCAACGTATGAAGCTTTAATCCAATTAAGTGACGACCCAGGTGTAAAAGATGCATTACGTTATTTACGTCAAAGAGAAATTGTGCATGCACAACGTTTTAAAGAAGCACTTTATTATATTCAAGAACATATGAAAACAGGTAAAAGAGAAGAAATAGAACAATCAAACGAAAATGTCATTATCGACACTTCGATTACACCAGATGATTATTTATCCTAATTTTCCAAAAAAACAGCTGAGTTCATAATGAAGCTCAGCTGTTTTACTATGAATAATATAAATTAATATCATATGTGACAAATAAATCATGATACACTTGTTCTTTCTCTTCTTTTGTAATGAAAAAGTCATTTGAAAACTCCCGAATATAATGACAAAGTTCTTCATACTTCTTTTGTGATTCTTGAAATAGCGAAGTTTGAAAGATAAAAACAACAAAAAGCGGTCCAAGTAATAAAAACCAATCAAAAAATAGCCGAAGCGTCCATACTGTTTGTAGAAGTTGAAAACTTGCTAATCCTAAAAAAAAGAGAACAATCGTTCCAACTACACGAAGAGAACGCCTCCGTTTTTCCATCACCCTTTTTCGCTTAATACATTCCTCCAATAAAATCGCAGTAATCGATGGCGACATTCGAAAAATTCCTTTCACTTTTTTATCACTATATGCTTGTACTTTTTTCTTAGAACTAGTTGTTTCCTAATCATAAAGACAAACGAGCCATCCAATGTTCAGAAAACAGAACTGTTAATACGAGCAAAATAAATAAAATAAACAATAAGCGAATTAAAGGAATTCCGATTGTAAAACGCATCCTCCCCCTTTTTTGTTTATAATAGTTTATTCGCGATGGAGGTGGTTCTTGTTGTATATGTTTCACTTTTTCACGTAAATTTTCTGCTTGATCTTCCATAAACATCCCCTTCTCGTCTCTCAACTACGTGGGTTTTTTTGTCTCTTTTTTATGTATAAACCTAAAACCAAATCAATCGTCCAATGAAGCAAAATTACAAGGGCCAAACTATCAGTTTCCTTATAAATCCAGCCAAATACAAAACTTATTATCACTACTTGCAAAAACAAAACGATTTTAGATAAGTAGCGAACATGGACTAACGCAAAAATAAGGCTTGCAATAACCCAACCAAATTGACCTTGTATCACGTAACGAAATAAATATTCTTCGCAACACGCAATGAGTAGTGTGAACACAAAAATTTGACTATTCGTGCAACTACGAAATAATCGGTCGTTTATTCCACCATCGTCTATCCATTTTTTCGGCATTTTTTTATCAAAAATGAAGTCAATCGAAATAATGACGAAGCTAGGAATAAGAACATAATAAAGAACGAGTGTAGGAGTAAGTACAAAATCTACTTTTTGAAAAAACGGCCTTTGAAATAAAATATGTAACATGACGCCTAAACTAAACAAAATAAATTGAGAAAGCAGCAACGATTTCCGCATTTGTTCATCCGATATTTCATTCATTATGTCCTGTTTTTCTGCCATACTATCGACTCTCTTCTTCATGGAATAAAAATGCTAATCGTTTCTGCCAATCCATTGACTCAACATCCTTTGTTTCTTTTTTCGAAAGGAACGGTTCGAATGGAAATTGACAATGGTTACAACAGTATATTGGTTGCTTTTCTTTTTGTTGATGAAAAATACGTAACAATTCTTCACGATAACAACGTTCGGTTTGTAACCATTGTGTCATTTGGATCACTTTTTTTATTTTTGTTTTTTTTCGTACTTGTATTGCTTCCATTATCGTTTGTTTTATTTCTTCAAAAGAAAAGTCAACCACTTCCCCATTTTCTTTATACCCTTTTGCTTGTTCTAATTGAAACAATAAATAACGCTCTTTGCCTTCCGAAAGCTCCATTGTTTCAGTTGCTTGATAGACATTTTTAGTTTGCAGACATAACATCAACCATTGCACCACTTCTTTTTCTGTCGGCAAATCTTGTTCAATAAAAGATAACGGTATTCGTTCATCTCCTTCTGCATACAGTAAAAGAGCGATACTTTGTAACCCGTCACGTCCCGCCCTTCCGATTTCTTGCATGTACGATTCCATGTCTTGAGATAATCCGTAATGAATAATAAAACGAATATTATCTTTATTAATCCCCATTCCAAAAGCACTTGTACATACTAAAACATCCAATTGATTATGTAAAAATTGTTGTTGAATCAACATCCGATCTTCTGATGTCATCCCACCATGATAATAACTAACATGGTGCACACCATTTTCTCGTAACGCATCCGCAATTAGTTCTGTCTTTTGTCTACTTGATACATACACTAACCCTGGTTTTTGAAGAGATTTGACATATTCTATAAGCTTTTGTTGCTTCTCTAATTCATGTTGAACGTATTCCACATAAAGTGCGATATTTGGTCGATCGACAGAATAAATATGACGTTTCACTTTAGATAATTTTAATTGTTCTATAATATCTTTTTGTACAGCCTCCGTTGCAGTTGCTGTTAATGCCAAAAGCGGAGGAGTTTTGAGACGATGATGGATAGTGCTTATTTTCAAATAATCCGTTCGAAAATCATGTCCCCAAGCTGAAATACAATGTGCTTCATCTACGACAAAAAGAGTAACTGCTATTTTTTCTAAAGCACGAATAATCTGCTCATTTTGCAAACTTTCTGGAGAAATATAAATAAACCGGTAAAAATGTAACGATGCTAACACGTCTCGTTTTTCATTAGGCGATAAAAAACTATTAATCGCAACGACATGTTTTTCTCCTTTTTTACGAAGTTGGTTTACTTGATCTTCCATTAATGATAAAAGTGGGGAAACAATCAGGACAGTACCATTCATCATATATCCCGGTAATAAATAACAAAGTGATTTCCCAACGCCTGTTGCCAACATTGCTAATACGTTGTTTCCTTTTAACACATCTTGAATAATTTCTTTTTGTCCTTCCCTAAACGAGTCATAGTGAAAATAATGTTTTAATGCTTGTTCTAACGCAATCATTACATTCCTCCCTCTTTTGCCAACACAAGGCGAATTTGAAAATAAGAAACATCTTCAGAAAGGGATTGTTTTAAAACTTTTAATTTTCTGCTAGCTTGTTGCTTTGTTTTCTGTTTGACTTCTTCTATTATGGTGCTAGAGACATAAGGATCAATTGAGAACGT
The genomic region above belongs to Massilibacterium senegalense and contains:
- the prsW gene encoding glutamic-type intramembrane protease PrsW; amino-acid sequence: MITIITAGIAPGFALLSYFYLRDKYVEPISLVIRMFLFGCLLTFPVMFMQYIFIQEGLFIRDWQQAFLQAGFLEECVKWFVLMYGVYKNGEFNEPFDGIVYAVSVSLGFATIENILYLFVYGIDFAFMRALLPVSGHALFGAVMGYYVGKGKFQTGKKKKILLSLSFLLPIMLHGMFDYVFLKFDHYLYFIVPFMLGLWWLVLYKVRLINEEQMALKHTEKLSV
- a CDS encoding YpdA family putative bacillithiol disulfide reductase produces the protein MKKEDALIVGGGPCGLSAAIELQKIGKNPLVIEKGNVVHSIYRYPTHQTFFSTSEKLAIGDVPFIIEGRKPKRNQALAYYREVVKLKEVRVNAYERVEKVEKQVDGSFHVYTIKQDGTKERYNTEYVVIATGYYDSPNYMNVPGEEKKKVFHYFKEAHPYFDKDVVVIGGKNSAIDAALELEKAGARVTVVYRGCEYSSSIKPWVLPEFESLVRNELVKMEFNATIKEIRDHEVVYVKNGEEVVIENDYVFAMTGYHPDHSFIQSMGVIENQETGRPHFNPETMETNVENLFIAGVIAAGNEANEIFIENGRFHGGLIANKIMEKEC
- a CDS encoding D-alanine--D-alanine ligase; this encodes MKVAVLYGGISNEREVSINSGKGIMNALKKKGHEVIGIDFHPARLEEVIQLKNQDVDIVFIGLHGRFGEDGRVQSLLDMLGLKYVGSNVLASALAMDKQRAKVFFKKAGIRVAKDCLVTKKTFDAEAFDVPFSFPIVVKPNHEGSTIGLTIAGDEETLLNGIEKAFEHDEEVLLEEFIKGRELTVAVMGEYKKEMTLPIIEIISKNQLYDYEAKYAPGMSEHIVPAPIDEELSKKIKQQAILAHQALGCEVYSRVDFLLQDNGEFVILEVNTLPGMTATSLFPDAAKVIGLSYEAMIEQFLLLSLKK
- a CDS encoding PIG-L deacetylase family protein, with the protein product MKTVFFSFAHPDDETFTTGGVITRYAKKNNVKTIVYSATHGDAGKCGNPPICTKEELANVRKKELEQATSILGVDELIVDTFKDGTLLDLEENILYERVRELLLEYKPEIIVTFPPHGISGHRDHTAIQEATLKAMISLKNSINIEALYYAAIPQSFVEQSGMSIIGDPDETIDVSISLTMDERENIRQALLAHKTQHLSVERVFPTIYNTNQPFHRYNNFEYYIRIWKKEDFQESSEDLLPAN
- a CDS encoding genetic competence negative regulator codes for the protein MRVERLSVNKIKVFVTYDDLKERNLTKEDIWHDVPKLHGLFLDLIDEANEEVGFEIDGPLAVEMYSMPAQGMVIIVTTQPSDSLQEDDDEEIEDEYVDMQLTLDERHHIFYEFMSFEDVISLSSRLHVLGIKEGMLYSYNGLFYLYFDWEHIEMNSSDNFIAILSEFGYPSTTTVFKVMEYGKVLMEKEAIHHIYHHFVNR
- a CDS encoding MerR family transcriptional regulator; this encodes MASQEGKYNIKAVSQLIGIQPGTLRAWERRYHIVEPVRNKAGHRLYTDEHVRTIRWLADKVNKGFNISQAVSILENKRNETGSSFLEHPQVDNRLEKMREKLYNALMSFDERKAHAILDEAFSLYSIDKVLIEILATLLVNIGDEWEKGFISVAHEHFATSFLRTRIGNIFHMYPVHGFLPKVIAVCGLNEQHELGLLIFVLHLRRRGFDVVYLGAGIPAEDVKLVLQEVRPRFLFISCTLVHNVEETLALVDEVSENEQLVVGLGGQAFEQVSKEVKEKYQKYLFGSTPDVWDAWLDKMLAEMKY
- a CDS encoding spore coat associated protein CotJA, with amino-acid sequence MNSSSKKPVHSDHFSPQFPLFEAIQKGTLFKKLYHPYIEKRGNDN
- a CDS encoding spore coat protein CotJB; protein product: MQAFNWLYRLQAVQFALVELQLYLDTHPNDTVAKQQYTKYSDYIREFIPLYEKQFGPLFQYGLSDGFKGNSPWVNEPWPWELEYPKK
- a CDS encoding DUF2663 family protein; protein product: MSPSITAILLEECIKRKRVMEKRRRSLRVVGTIVLFFLGLASFQLLQTVWTLRLFFDWFLLLGPLFVVFIFQTSLFQESQKKYEELCHYIREFSNDFFITKEEKEQVYHDLFVTYDINLYYS
- a CDS encoding CPBP family intramembrane glutamic endopeptidase — encoded protein: MAEKQDIMNEISDEQMRKSLLLSQFILFSLGVMLHILFQRPFFQKVDFVLTPTLVLYYVLIPSFVIISIDFIFDKKMPKKWIDDGGINDRLFRSCTNSQIFVFTLLIACCEEYLFRYVIQGQFGWVIASLIFALVHVRYLSKIVLFLQVVIISFVFGWIYKETDSLALVILLHWTIDLVLGLYIKKRQKNPRS
- a CDS encoding RecQ family ATP-dependent DNA helicase — translated: MIALEQALKHYFHYDSFREGQKEIIQDVLKGNNVLAMLATGVGKSLCYLLPGYMMNGTVLIVSPLLSLMEDQVNQLRKKGEKHVVAINSFLSPNEKRDVLASLHFYRFIYISPESLQNEQIIRALEKIAVTLFVVDEAHCISAWGHDFRTDYLKISTIHHRLKTPPLLALTATATEAVQKDIIEQLKLSKVKRHIYSVDRPNIALYVEYVQHELEKQQKLIEYVKSLQKPGLVYVSSRQKTELIADALRENGVHHVSYYHGGMTSEDRMLIQQQFLHNQLDVLVCTSAFGMGINKDNIRFIIHYGLSQDMESYMQEIGRAGRDGLQSIALLLYAEGDERIPLSFIEQDLPTEKEVVQWLMLCLQTKNVYQATETMELSEGKERYLLFQLEQAKGYKENGEVVDFSFEEIKQTIMEAIQVRKKTKIKKVIQMTQWLQTERCYREELLRIFHQQKEKQPIYCCNHCQFPFEPFLSKKETKDVESMDWQKRLAFLFHEEESR